A single region of the Lycium barbarum isolate Lr01 chromosome 2, ASM1917538v2, whole genome shotgun sequence genome encodes:
- the LOC132628511 gene encoding uncharacterized protein LOC132628511 produces MRNTIKHGGKRSTGKVIYLVYVTIQRLVMIRNPSISQLPHKWPDLIQMLEVGCGRLKVTKVRWEFPPTGWFLCNTDGASRGNPGRSAYGFCLRNNEGDLRYAYATEIGITTNVDAEVMAILQAMRYCKNENLDNIIVQTDCEIVYKILQEGWKPPWGIASWIEEILELKVNRTILFSHILREGNKLADAIANQALDEANVECHGF; encoded by the coding sequence ATGAGGAACACAATAAAACATGGAGGGAAAAGATCAACTGGAAAAGTCATTTATTTAGTCTATGTCACTATACAGAGACTAGTAATGATAAGGAATCCTTCTATCAGTCAACTACCTCACAAATGGCCAGACTTGATTCAGATGCTAGAGGTAGGGTGTGGAAGACTGAAAGTTACAAAAGTGAGGTGGGAATTTCCTCCAACAGGGTGGTTTTTATGTAATACAGATGGGGCCTCAAGGGGGAACCCTGGTAGGAGTGCCTATGGATTTTGTTTGAGAAATAATGAAGGGGATCTTAGATATGCTTATGCTACAGAGATTGGAATAACTACTAATGTTGATGCTGAGGTTATGGCAATTCTGCAAGCCATGAGATATTGCAAAAATGAGAATCTGGACAATATTATAGTCCAAACTGATTGTGAAATAGTGTACAAGATTCTACAGGAAGGGTGGAAACCTCCTTGGGGGATAGCAAGTTGGATAGAGGAGATTTTGGAGCTAAAAGTTAATAGGACTATTCTATTTAGTCATATCTTGAGAGAAGGAAACAAGCTGGCAGATGCTATAGCTAATCAAGCACTAGATGAAGCTAATGTTGAATGTCATGGCTTCTAG
- the LOC132628512 gene encoding protein argonaute 13-like produces the protein MECETEIFKGFVKALKAKESGEGTQKDLMKGKEPIREKMDAIRKTCNPLKEGYLSRVTHVVVQKRYHTHVVPANHNDPNMTDKDGNTLPSTMIDTKMCHLMEPNIFWYSHAKIQCTSRPAHYHVLVDENGSGAAKNWLCYICKLVCVICAVCCEIPGNIAVTCDCPDNMCYMAIQICVFYPNHHISAFVPPISVSSLSDMESEFCHY, from the exons ATGGAATGTGAAACTGAAATTTTTAAGGGGTTTGTAAAGGCCTTGAAGGCAAAAGAAAGTGGCGAAGGAACTCAGAAGGATCTGATGAAGGGGAAGGAACCTATTAGGGAAAAAATGGATGCAATCCGCAAGACATGCAATCCATTGAAAGAAGGGTATCTGTCACGAGTAACCCATGTGGTAGTGCAGAAGAGATATCATACACATGTGGTTCCTGCAAATCACAATGATCCTAACATGACAGACAAGGATGGAAACACATTGCCAAGTACTATGATAGATACCAAGATGTGCCACCTTATGGAGCCTAATATTTTCTGGTATAGCCACGCTAAAATTCAATGTACTAGCCGTCCAGCTCATTACCATGTACTGGTTGATGAGAACGGATCCGGCGCAGCTAAAAATTGGCTATGTTATATATGCAAG CTTGTGTGTGTGATTTGTGCTGTGTGTTGTGAAATCCCTGGGAATATTGCTGTGACTTGTGACTGTCCTGACAATATGTGTTATATGGCTATTCAAATTTGTGTCTTTT ATCCAAATCATCATATATCTGCATTTGTTCCCCCTATCTCTGTATCCTCACTCTCAGATATGGAATCTGAGTTTTGTCACTATTGA